A stretch of Methanobrevibacter sp. YE315 DNA encodes these proteins:
- a CDS encoding Mrp/NBP35 family ATP-binding protein — MAEHGHGHGHGGQMTPEQQRQMIEQEIRLAKNLGQIKHKIVVMSGKGGVGKSTVAANIAETLQKLGYKTGILDADIHGPNIPKMLGLDLYGEAFGEVQFEAFKEITEAGLAQKTFENDEEKLAYIESVKEEYKNSMFPVVLPSGLKVMSMAFLLESIDTPIIWRGPQKTGAIKQLISDVYWGQLDYLIIDNPPGTGDEPLTVLQTIPDADAVIMVTTPNVVSQEDVLKCVKMVEMMNISQIGLVENMAYYICPHCDEKLHIFGKGNGEAFAEEMEITYLGDLPIEENVSNSPNKDGVIATIDPDDEVSKRFVEIVKDIQENFIKD, encoded by the coding sequence ATGGCAGAGCACGGACATGGTCATGGCCACGGAGGCCAAATGACACCTGAACAACAAAGACAGATGATTGAGCAAGAAATAAGATTGGCAAAAAATCTTGGTCAAATCAAACATAAAATCGTTGTAATGAGTGGAAAAGGTGGGGTTGGAAAATCCACTGTTGCAGCCAACATTGCTGAAACCTTACAGAAGTTAGGTTATAAAACCGGTATTTTAGATGCGGATATTCACGGACCGAACATTCCTAAAATGTTAGGTTTGGATTTATATGGCGAGGCATTTGGTGAAGTTCAGTTTGAAGCATTTAAAGAGATTACTGAAGCCGGTTTAGCTCAAAAAACCTTTGAAAACGATGAGGAAAAGTTAGCTTACATAGAATCAGTCAAAGAGGAATACAAGAATTCAATGTTTCCGGTTGTATTGCCAAGTGGTCTGAAAGTGATGTCCATGGCATTCCTTTTGGAAAGCATAGACACTCCAATCATTTGGAGAGGACCTCAAAAAACCGGTGCAATCAAACAATTGATTTCCGATGTATACTGGGGACAGCTTGATTATCTAATCATAGACAATCCTCCTGGAACAGGAGATGAACCATTGACAGTTCTTCAAACCATTCCTGATGCTGATGCAGTCATTATGGTCACCACACCAAATGTAGTATCACAGGAAGATGTTTTGAAATGCGTAAAAATGGTTGAAATGATGAATATCTCTCAAATTGGTTTGGTTGAAAACATGGCATATTACATCTGTCCACATTGTGATGAAAAGCTCCATATTTTTGGAAAAGGAAATGGTGAGGCATTTGCCGAAGAAATGGAAATCACTTATCTTGGTGATTTGCCGATTGAAGAAAATGTTTCCAATTCACCTAATAAGGATGGTGTCATTGCTACAATTGACCCTGATGATGAGGTTTCAAAAAGATTTGTTGAAATCGTAAAGGATATTCAGGAAAATTTCATAAAAGACTAA